From Micromonospora echinospora, one genomic window encodes:
- a CDS encoding polyketide synthase — protein MFQVIRVREVEPGIAELTLDDAEHDNRLSDRLCDELLAALAQLAADPQLKVLLLRGRPEVFCAGATMDALQRVLSGTLHVKDLLLSRPMLDFPVPIVGALEGHAVGGGLVLALCCDLVVAARNRRYSTNFARMGFTPAMGTTTLLPAAVGAATAAEMTLTARYYKGADLDGRGFFNAVVPAAEVVDTALEYARRIAEKPRHVLELTKESLAQPRRQLLREAMSREHLMHRVCFGRPEVADIVAETYLT, from the coding sequence ATGTTCCAGGTCATTCGGGTACGTGAGGTGGAGCCCGGCATCGCCGAGCTGACCCTCGACGACGCCGAGCACGACAACCGGCTCAGCGACCGGCTCTGCGACGAGCTGCTGGCCGCCCTGGCGCAGCTCGCCGCAGACCCGCAGCTCAAGGTGTTGCTGCTGCGCGGCCGGCCCGAGGTGTTCTGCGCCGGGGCCACCATGGACGCGCTGCAACGGGTGCTCTCCGGCACCCTGCACGTCAAGGACCTGCTGCTGTCCCGGCCCATGCTGGACTTCCCGGTGCCGATCGTCGGCGCCCTCGAAGGACACGCGGTCGGTGGCGGCCTGGTGCTCGCGCTCTGCTGCGACCTCGTGGTGGCCGCCCGCAACCGGCGGTACAGCACGAACTTCGCCCGGATGGGCTTCACCCCGGCGATGGGCACCACCACGCTGCTGCCGGCCGCCGTCGGGGCCGCCACCGCCGCCGAGATGACCCTCACCGCCCGCTACTACAAGGGCGCCGACCTCGACGGACGCGGCTTCTTCAACGCGGTCGTCCCGGCCGCCGAGGTCGTCGACACCGCCCTGGAGTACGCCCGCCGCATCGCCGAGAAGCCCCGCCACGTGCTGGAGCTGACCAAGGAGAGTCTCGCCCAGCCCCGACGGCAACTGCTGCGCGAGGCGATGTCCCGCGAGCACCTCATGCACCGGGTCTGCTTCGGCCGACCCGAGGTCGCGGACATCGTCGCCGAGACCTACCTCACCTGA
- a CDS encoding phosphopantetheine-binding protein, with translation MERQQVVDVVTKHIRLNAEGLDGKPVDTSKSMKEFGLGSLDIVEIVSASMRELKIRVPRTELANLSNVDELVDLFLKVKQEQ, from the coding sequence ATGGAACGCCAGCAGGTCGTCGACGTGGTGACCAAGCACATCCGACTCAACGCCGAGGGCCTCGACGGCAAGCCCGTCGACACCTCGAAGTCGATGAAGGAGTTCGGCCTCGGCAGCCTCGACATCGTCGAGATCGTGTCGGCCTCGATGCGGGAACTCAAGATCCGGGTGCCCCGTACCGAACTGGCCAACCTGTCCAACGTCGACGAACTGGTCGACCTCTTCCTGAAGGTCAAGCAGGAGCAGTAG
- a CDS encoding polyketide synthase, giving the protein MPDVLQVTADGSGIVRVAICDPERENRLSYDLVDQLMATLDKLAGDESVKVLLVTGTREIWCAGGTLQMLKEMASGVYDERRLLALSDRLLSFPVPVIGALEGHAVGGGLALALCCDLTVAAENRRYAVNSASMGFTPAMGLSVLLPAAVGHHVAAEMIFTGKYYKGRELADRRLFNAVVPADEVLAHATDLAEQIAEKPRYVLELLKETLALPKRHLLQDAIAREPLMNRVCFAQPGSDALLDQTYLN; this is encoded by the coding sequence ATGCCCGACGTACTTCAGGTGACCGCCGACGGGTCGGGAATCGTCCGGGTCGCGATCTGCGACCCGGAGCGGGAGAACCGGCTCAGCTACGACCTGGTCGACCAGCTCATGGCGACCCTGGACAAGCTGGCCGGCGACGAGTCGGTGAAGGTGCTGCTGGTCACCGGCACCAGGGAGATCTGGTGCGCCGGGGGCACCCTCCAGATGCTCAAGGAGATGGCCAGCGGCGTGTACGACGAGCGCCGCCTGCTCGCCCTCTCCGACCGGCTGCTGAGCTTCCCGGTGCCGGTGATCGGCGCCCTGGAGGGGCACGCCGTCGGCGGCGGCCTGGCCCTGGCGCTCTGCTGCGACCTGACCGTCGCCGCCGAGAACCGCCGGTACGCGGTCAACTCCGCGAGCATGGGGTTCACCCCGGCGATGGGCCTGTCGGTCCTGCTGCCGGCTGCGGTCGGTCACCACGTCGCCGCCGAGATGATCTTCACCGGCAAGTACTACAAGGGCCGCGAGCTGGCCGACCGGCGACTGTTCAACGCGGTCGTCCCCGCCGACGAGGTGCTGGCCCACGCCACCGACCTCGCCGAGCAGATCGCCGAGAAGCCCCGCTACGTGCTGGAGCTGCTGAAGGAGACGCTGGCCCTGCCCAAGCGGCACCTCCTCCAGGACGCCATCGCCCGCGAGCCGCTGATGAACCGGGTCTGCTTCGCCCAGCCCGGCAGCGACGCCCTGCTCGACCAGACGTACCTGAACTGA
- a CDS encoding hydroxymethylglutaryl-CoA synthase family protein: MRVGIEKLNLYGGRAYLTIADLASARGGSLDELERRQMVPYEARSIIPPYEDPVTLAVNATERLLTDADREQIELVVVATESAVDFGKPISTWVQRHSRLPAHSRNFEVKHMCYGGTAALRVAASWVASNVRPGKKALVINSDLSRTRNHVQTEDDDLGELMAGGSAVAMLVSAEPTVFELELAKAGYWTNELSDALRPNSRTEIITGQTSFYSYLDALEETYERYEHLVGEVDFDAYFRKNIYHAPFPGMTRIAHKTLLNRIGVFDKAAIEASWRDRVADSTHFARRIGSAYGASTFICLLGMLHAGSGFAAGDRFSVFAYGSGCQAEFYSGLAGADAQTYVRGLDVDAHLDSRVRLGVEQYEQIEKACESNIDEPSYEPLTQDVGDLYAQRYDGQRLLVLEGVRDYQRHYTWS; this comes from the coding sequence ATGCGGGTAGGTATCGAGAAGCTGAACCTGTACGGCGGTCGCGCGTACCTGACGATCGCCGACCTCGCCTCCGCGCGCGGCGGCTCCCTGGACGAGCTGGAACGCCGCCAGATGGTGCCCTACGAGGCCCGGTCCATCATCCCGCCGTACGAGGACCCGGTGACCCTCGCGGTCAACGCCACCGAGCGGCTGCTCACCGACGCCGACCGCGAGCAGATCGAGCTGGTCGTGGTCGCCACCGAGTCCGCCGTGGACTTCGGCAAGCCGATCTCCACCTGGGTGCAGCGGCACTCCCGGCTGCCCGCGCACAGCCGCAACTTCGAGGTCAAGCACATGTGCTACGGCGGCACCGCCGCGCTGCGCGTCGCCGCCTCCTGGGTCGCCTCGAACGTCCGCCCCGGCAAGAAGGCCCTGGTCATCAACAGCGACCTGAGCCGTACCCGCAACCACGTGCAGACCGAGGACGACGACCTCGGCGAGCTGATGGCCGGCGGCAGCGCGGTCGCCATGCTGGTCAGCGCCGAGCCGACCGTGTTCGAACTGGAGCTGGCGAAGGCCGGCTACTGGACCAACGAACTCTCCGACGCGTTGCGCCCCAACTCGCGTACCGAGATCATCACCGGGCAGACCAGCTTCTACTCGTACCTCGACGCGCTCGAGGAGACCTACGAGCGGTACGAGCACCTGGTCGGCGAGGTCGACTTCGACGCGTACTTCCGGAAGAACATCTACCACGCGCCGTTCCCCGGCATGACCAGGATCGCCCACAAGACCCTGCTCAACCGGATCGGCGTGTTCGACAAGGCGGCCATCGAGGCGAGCTGGCGGGACCGGGTCGCCGACAGCACCCACTTCGCCCGCCGGATCGGCAGCGCGTACGGGGCGTCCACCTTCATCTGCCTGCTCGGCATGCTGCACGCCGGCAGCGGCTTCGCCGCCGGGGACCGGTTCTCCGTCTTCGCGTACGGCTCCGGCTGTCAGGCCGAGTTCTACAGCGGCCTGGCCGGCGCGGACGCGCAGACGTACGTCCGGGGCCTCGACGTGGACGCGCACCTCGACTCCCGGGTCCGCCTCGGCGTCGAGCAGTACGAGCAGATCGAGAAGGCGTGCGAGTCGAACATCGACGAGCCCAGCTACGAGCCGCTGACCCAGGACGTCGGCGACCTCTACGCGCAGCGCTATGACGGCCAGCGCCTGCTCGTCCTCGAAGGCGTCCGCGACTACCAGCGCCACTACACCTGGAGCTGA
- a CDS encoding enoyl-CoA hydratase/isomerase family protein, with protein sequence MDRAVRSEIADGVCFVTLVAAANGNAINFDLIDGLEEALDAVDADPDCRALVLTAEGDTFCRGLDLEAFFVHGRLPEREQLRRLPACLARLRRARVPVIAVADGEAMGGGVGLLAACDLVLGTPNARFMLSEPIVGLVPATIVPFLLLRIGPARLRAMTLSTRGVEAAEAHTYGLVDELVTGGVEPALRAQLQRIFRSAPAALAETKRYYDRCSAADLDEQIEAGLDLFTGWLARPDVLAGVTAFGEGFAPPWFARYRGRMDVPGHSGT encoded by the coding sequence GTGGACCGCGCGGTTCGCTCCGAGATCGCCGACGGCGTCTGCTTCGTGACGCTCGTCGCCGCCGCCAACGGCAACGCCATCAACTTCGACCTGATCGACGGGTTGGAGGAGGCGCTCGACGCCGTGGACGCCGACCCGGACTGCCGGGCCCTGGTGCTCACCGCCGAGGGGGACACCTTCTGCCGGGGGCTCGACCTGGAGGCGTTCTTCGTCCACGGTCGACTGCCGGAACGCGAGCAGCTCCGTCGGCTGCCGGCCTGCCTGGCCCGGCTGCGGCGAGCCCGCGTACCGGTGATCGCCGTCGCGGACGGCGAGGCCATGGGCGGCGGCGTCGGTCTCCTCGCGGCCTGCGACCTGGTGCTGGGCACCCCGAACGCCCGGTTCATGCTCTCCGAACCGATCGTCGGCCTAGTGCCCGCCACCATCGTGCCGTTCCTGCTGCTGCGCATCGGCCCGGCCCGGCTGCGGGCGATGACGCTGAGCACCCGGGGCGTCGAGGCCGCCGAGGCGCACACCTACGGCCTGGTCGACGAACTGGTCACCGGCGGCGTCGAGCCGGCCCTGCGGGCCCAGCTGCAACGGATCTTCCGGTCCGCGCCGGCGGCGCTGGCCGAGACCAAGCGCTACTACGACCGGTGCAGCGCCGCCGACCTCGACGAACAGATCGAGGCGGGCCTCGACCTCTTCACCGGCTGGCTGGCCCGGCCGGACGTCCTGGCCGGGGTCACCGCGTTCGGGGAGGGCTTCGCACCACCGTGGTTCGCACGCTATCGAGGGCGGATGGATGTTCCAGGTCATTCGGGTACGTGA
- a CDS encoding type I polyketide synthase, with product MAPERSHPSDPTPRSAAEPIAVIGLSCRFPGAGDADAFWRLLVGGEDAITEVPRDRWDADALFDADLAEPGTTNSRWGGFVDGVDRFDPHFFGVSPGEAASMDPQHRLLLEVTWEALERAGVVPGRLAGSATGVYVGIGTDDYAQVAFDDPANLNAYYVTGNALSIAVNRLSYLLDLHGPSLALDTGCSSSLVAVHLACQSLRSGETTVALAGGVNLMLSPKATIGLSQTWMMAADGRCKSFDAAADGYVRGEGCGMVVLKRLADARRDGDPVLAVIRGTAMNQNGRGEALTAPHAGSQEAVVRDALRDAGVTPDQVDLIEAHGVGTPLADVVEATALTSVFGPGRDADRPCALGSVKTNIGHLEMAAGIASLIKVVLTLQHGTIPPHLHLDTVNPQTGLADAPFVLPATPLPWPRADRPRLAGVNSFGLGGVNVHLVVSEPPADVAPVPPAGRSSGPAAVLPSVRPGSVDAGEPGAGGGRLVLPLSARSAAALRALAERYVTLLTGPDAPDFTAVCATAATGRTHFAHRLAVVAPDAPTAADRLTAWLAGTADPDVHHGVVDPAEVVAGDPASSKTGSRGPLHTPDASSQAARYVHGDDPTGLDAGRSPRVVLPTYPFQRKRYWIESRPVDRAERTAQVPELVRLVAGAVPAERRTRLADAVATLVAETLGTEEDSPIDPRQGFFDLGMTSLMAVDLQNRLQRALGDAYRLPLTLVFQYSSVAALTDHLAREVFGLDTPAPARSLPAAPALTADALAALSEDEALSLLRRHLTDADTDLSPVKQALLALGRDTAARPPLGEPIAVVGVGCRFPGGVDSPAAFWDVLTQGVETVGVVPADRWDVDGFFDPDPDAPGKSYTRAGHFLAGVDGFDAGFFGVSPREAVSLDPQQRLLLEVAWEALEHAGQVPDQLAGTRTGVFVGLISNEYMQLQLKLGDPTIIDTYYGTGGIGSAVAGRLSYLLGLHGPSLMVDTACSSSLVSVHLACRSLRSGESDLALAAGVNLMIIPESHIFLSRARALSPDGRCKTFDASADGYGRGEGCGVVVLKRLSDAQRDGDRVLAVIRGSAVNHDGPSSGLTVPNGLAQQELIRAALADAGVAPADVDYVEAHGTGTPLGDPIEVAALGAVLGERRTPDRPLRLGSVKANIGHLEAAAGVAGLIKSVLALRHGHLPPQLNVTTVNPRIALTEIPAEIPVTGTPWPRGDRPRLAGVSSFGMSGTNAHLIVGESPEPFDLADSVVESRRSVHVLPLSARDEAVLRVVAQRYVDLLDSVDAPDLGLVCAAAAVTRSHLPHRLAVVAPDSATAVTRLRGWLAGEEHPSVTHGVAPTGRRPRVGWLFTGQGAQSVGMARVLYESEPVFRAELDRCAELLDGELERPLLEVLFPSDGTDVLGQTGFTQPVLFAVEWALARLWRHWGVEPDVVLGHSVGELVAACVAGVFSLEDGLRLMASRGRLMQALPAGGSMVAVSLSEEKVRPFLENTGLVVAAVNGPVETVIAGPVETLDAIREKFTADGVKTSVLHVSHAFHSPLMAPMLPAFEKVAGSVVFQVPQRTLVSNVTGAVAGEHVASAAYWVEHVLAPVRFADGMRAVVALGCDVVQEVGPHPVLLAAGRQCVDDDSAMSWLPSLRRGRDDWQQLLTAVAGLYAQGVNLDWKAITDGIPSRAVDLPTYPFQRRRYWVDTSRLPQLRGSDDSDWLYQVDWRPQDITATQDESGPGQWLVFADAGGVAGSVVAALRARGDRCHLVHAGDRYAALGDDVWQVAPGQPDHFRQLLGDTGAITGVVHLWSLDHVSAVPEDLAVAHERICASLLHLVQAVAPLDLAVSPRIWVVTSGAQAVAGGPGHGAPYQAPAWGLGTVIGLEHPTLWGGLIDLDPDADDPAAAVVASLRSSAGENQIAWRGGRSHVARVVRAGSAPSDARPTVSADGTHLVTGGLGALGLLVARWLVDRGARHVVLVGRRGPSEAAEETLRALTGQGVRVRVLRGDVGRADDVRAILTEIETSMPPLRSVFHAAGVLDDGVLHQQSWDRFERVLAPKVTGAWHLHQLTRELPLDHFVLFSSIASLLGAPGQGNYAAANAFLDALAHHRHALGLPALSVNWGAWGDSGMAAALTDRDQQRWTARGIGVIPPERGIRTLERIMAWPVPQVGVVPVDWVRYAEQYPLGATRPLLAELVRQEPTADRSPTASAEGPRLRERYAAMPDAKRRTALTEHVTGELARILMLDEASLDPQKGLFDLGLDSLMALEFKNRVQAAFDHEMPTTLLFNYPTVDAVVGYLDTVLFGQRQPEPEGPPPTEPGDDLEALLDNLEQMSDDEIDRLFTNGSTAEGQA from the coding sequence ATGGCGCCCGAGCGCAGTCACCCGTCGGACCCGACACCCCGGTCCGCAGCCGAGCCGATCGCCGTGATCGGTCTGAGCTGCCGTTTCCCCGGTGCCGGCGACGCCGACGCCTTCTGGCGTCTGCTCGTCGGCGGCGAGGACGCGATCACCGAGGTGCCCCGGGACCGCTGGGACGCCGACGCCCTCTTCGACGCCGACCTCGCCGAGCCCGGGACGACGAACAGCCGCTGGGGTGGCTTCGTCGACGGGGTGGACCGGTTCGACCCCCACTTCTTCGGCGTCTCCCCGGGTGAGGCGGCCAGCATGGACCCGCAGCACCGCCTGCTGCTGGAGGTCACCTGGGAGGCACTGGAACGGGCCGGGGTCGTCCCGGGGCGGCTCGCCGGCAGCGCCACCGGGGTCTACGTCGGCATCGGCACCGACGACTACGCCCAGGTCGCCTTCGACGACCCGGCCAACCTCAACGCCTACTACGTCACCGGCAACGCGCTCAGCATCGCGGTCAACCGGCTGTCGTACCTGCTCGACCTGCACGGCCCGAGCCTGGCCCTGGACACCGGCTGCTCGTCGTCTCTGGTCGCCGTGCACCTGGCCTGCCAGAGCCTGCGCTCGGGCGAGACCACCGTCGCCCTCGCCGGCGGCGTCAACCTCATGCTCTCGCCGAAGGCCACCATCGGGCTCTCCCAGACCTGGATGATGGCCGCCGACGGGCGCTGCAAGAGCTTCGACGCCGCCGCCGACGGCTACGTGCGCGGCGAGGGCTGCGGGATGGTCGTCCTCAAGCGGCTCGCCGACGCGCGCCGCGACGGCGATCCCGTCCTCGCCGTCATCCGCGGCACCGCCATGAACCAGAACGGACGCGGGGAGGCGCTGACCGCCCCGCACGCCGGCTCCCAGGAGGCCGTCGTCCGCGACGCCCTGCGCGACGCCGGGGTCACCCCCGACCAGGTCGACCTGATCGAGGCGCACGGGGTCGGCACCCCGCTCGCCGACGTGGTCGAGGCGACCGCCCTGACCAGCGTCTTCGGCCCGGGGCGGGACGCCGACCGGCCGTGCGCGCTCGGCTCGGTCAAGACCAACATCGGCCACCTGGAGATGGCCGCCGGCATCGCCAGCCTGATCAAGGTGGTGCTCACCCTCCAGCACGGGACCATCCCCCCGCACCTGCACCTCGACACGGTCAACCCGCAGACCGGGCTGGCCGACGCGCCGTTCGTCCTCCCGGCCACGCCGCTGCCCTGGCCGCGCGCCGACCGCCCCCGCCTCGCCGGGGTCAACTCGTTCGGCCTCGGCGGCGTCAACGTGCACCTGGTCGTCTCCGAACCCCCGGCCGACGTCGCTCCGGTGCCTCCGGCCGGTCGGTCGTCCGGGCCGGCGGCCGTGCTCCCGTCGGTGCGACCGGGCAGCGTCGATGCCGGCGAGCCGGGTGCCGGCGGTGGGCGGCTGGTGCTGCCGCTCTCGGCGCGGAGCGCCGCCGCGCTGCGCGCCCTCGCCGAGCGGTACGTCACCCTGCTGACCGGCCCCGACGCGCCCGACTTCACCGCCGTGTGCGCGACCGCCGCCACCGGCCGTACCCACTTCGCCCACCGGCTCGCCGTCGTCGCCCCCGACGCGCCGACCGCCGCCGACCGACTCACGGCCTGGCTCGCCGGCACCGCCGACCCCGACGTCCACCACGGCGTCGTCGACCCGGCCGAGGTGGTAGCAGGGGACCCCGCCTCATCAAAAACCGGTAGCAGGGGACCCCTGCATACACCCGACGCGAGCAGCCAGGCGGCCCGTTACGTCCACGGCGACGACCCGACCGGACTGGACGCCGGACGGTCGCCCCGGGTGGTCCTGCCGACCTACCCGTTCCAGCGCAAGCGGTACTGGATCGAGTCCCGCCCCGTCGACCGTGCCGAGCGGACGGCACAGGTGCCGGAACTGGTCCGGCTGGTCGCCGGGGCCGTACCGGCCGAGCGCCGGACCCGGCTCGCCGACGCGGTCGCCACCCTGGTCGCCGAGACCCTCGGCACCGAGGAAGACAGCCCGATCGACCCCCGGCAGGGCTTCTTCGACCTCGGCATGACCTCGTTGATGGCGGTCGACCTCCAGAACCGGTTGCAGCGGGCGCTCGGCGACGCGTACCGGCTGCCGCTGACCCTGGTCTTCCAGTACTCGTCGGTCGCCGCCCTGACCGACCATCTCGCCCGCGAGGTGTTCGGGCTGGACACCCCCGCGCCGGCCCGCAGCCTGCCGGCCGCCCCCGCCCTCACCGCCGACGCGCTCGCCGCCCTCTCCGAGGACGAGGCACTGTCGCTGCTGCGCCGACACCTGACCGATGCCGACACCGACCTCTCCCCGGTCAAGCAGGCACTGCTGGCCCTCGGCCGGGACACCGCCGCCCGTCCTCCGCTCGGGGAGCCGATCGCGGTGGTGGGTGTGGGCTGCCGGTTCCCCGGTGGGGTGGACTCACCGGCGGCGTTCTGGGACGTGTTGACGCAGGGCGTGGAGACGGTCGGCGTGGTGCCGGCGGACCGGTGGGACGTGGACGGATTCTTCGATCCGGACCCGGACGCGCCGGGGAAGTCGTACACGCGTGCCGGTCACTTCCTGGCCGGGGTGGACGGGTTCGACGCCGGGTTCTTCGGGGTGTCGCCGCGTGAGGCGGTGAGTCTGGATCCGCAGCAGCGACTGCTGCTGGAGGTGGCCTGGGAGGCCCTTGAGCACGCCGGCCAGGTCCCCGACCAGCTCGCCGGCACCCGTACCGGGGTGTTCGTCGGCCTGATCAGCAACGAGTACATGCAGCTCCAGCTCAAGCTCGGCGATCCCACGATCATCGACACCTACTACGGCACGGGCGGCATCGGCAGCGCCGTCGCCGGACGGCTGTCGTACCTGCTCGGTCTGCACGGGCCCAGCCTGATGGTCGACACGGCGTGTTCGTCGTCCCTGGTCTCGGTGCACCTGGCGTGCCGGAGCCTGCGGTCCGGCGAGTCGGACCTCGCGCTCGCCGCCGGCGTCAACCTCATGATCATTCCGGAGTCGCACATCTTCCTCTCCCGTGCCCGGGCGCTGTCGCCGGACGGCCGGTGCAAGACGTTCGACGCCTCGGCCGACGGTTACGGCCGGGGCGAGGGTTGCGGTGTCGTGGTGTTGAAGCGGTTGTCGGACGCCCAGCGGGACGGGGACCGGGTTCTCGCCGTGATCCGTGGGTCGGCGGTGAACCACGACGGTCCGAGCAGTGGTCTGACGGTGCCGAACGGTCTGGCGCAGCAGGAGCTGATCCGGGCGGCGCTCGCCGACGCCGGGGTCGCGCCCGCCGACGTCGACTACGTCGAGGCCCACGGCACCGGTACGCCCCTCGGCGACCCGATCGAGGTCGCGGCGCTCGGCGCGGTGCTCGGCGAACGCCGTACGCCCGACCGGCCGCTGCGGCTCGGCTCGGTGAAGGCCAACATCGGGCACCTGGAGGCCGCCGCCGGGGTGGCCGGTCTGATCAAGTCGGTGCTGGCACTGCGGCACGGGCACCTGCCACCTCAGCTCAACGTCACCACCGTCAACCCGCGCATCGCGCTCACCGAGATCCCGGCCGAGATCCCCGTCACTGGCACGCCCTGGCCCCGGGGCGACCGGCCCCGGCTCGCCGGCGTGAGCTCCTTCGGGATGAGCGGGACGAACGCCCACCTCATCGTGGGGGAGTCACCTGAGCCGTTCGACCTGGCCGATTCGGTGGTGGAGTCCCGCCGCTCGGTGCACGTGTTGCCGTTGTCGGCGCGGGACGAGGCCGTGTTGCGGGTGGTGGCGCAGCGGTACGTGGACCTGCTGGACAGCGTCGACGCCCCGGATCTCGGGTTGGTGTGCGCGGCGGCTGCGGTGACGCGGAGTCACCTCCCGCACCGTCTCGCCGTGGTGGCTCCGGATTCGGCTACCGCTGTCACCCGGTTGCGGGGCTGGCTCGCGGGCGAGGAGCACCCCTCCGTGACCCACGGGGTGGCACCCACGGGTCGCCGGCCGAGGGTGGGCTGGTTGTTCACGGGTCAGGGTGCGCAGTCGGTGGGGATGGCGCGTGTCCTGTATGAGTCGGAGCCGGTGTTCCGCGCCGAACTGGACCGGTGCGCGGAGTTGCTCGACGGCGAGCTTGAGCGGCCACTGCTGGAGGTTCTTTTTCCGTCCGACGGTACGGATGTGCTCGGTCAGACGGGTTTTACGCAGCCGGTGTTGTTCGCGGTGGAGTGGGCGTTGGCCCGGCTGTGGCGGCACTGGGGTGTCGAGCCGGACGTGGTGCTGGGTCACAGCGTCGGCGAGTTGGTCGCCGCGTGTGTGGCGGGGGTGTTCTCGCTGGAGGACGGGCTGCGCCTGATGGCGTCACGCGGCCGTTTGATGCAGGCGTTGCCGGCGGGTGGGTCGATGGTGGCGGTGTCGCTGTCGGAGGAGAAGGTCCGTCCGTTCCTGGAGAACACCGGTCTGGTCGTGGCGGCGGTGAACGGTCCGGTGGAGACGGTGATCGCCGGCCCGGTGGAGACGTTGGATGCGATCCGGGAGAAGTTCACGGCCGACGGGGTGAAGACGTCCGTCCTGCATGTGTCGCACGCTTTCCACTCACCGTTGATGGCGCCGATGCTTCCCGCCTTTGAAAAGGTCGCCGGGTCGGTGGTGTTCCAGGTCCCGCAGCGGACGTTGGTGTCGAACGTGACCGGTGCGGTGGCCGGGGAGCATGTCGCGTCTGCGGCCTACTGGGTGGAGCACGTGCTGGCTCCGGTGCGGTTCGCCGACGGGATGCGGGCGGTCGTCGCACTGGGTTGTGACGTGGTGCAGGAGGTCGGTCCGCATCCGGTGTTGTTGGCGGCGGGCCGGCAGTGTGTGGACGACGACAGCGCCATGAGCTGGTTGCCGTCGTTGCGGCGGGGCCGGGACGACTGGCAGCAACTGCTGACCGCCGTCGCGGGCCTGTACGCGCAGGGTGTGAACCTGGACTGGAAGGCGATCACCGACGGGATTCCGTCCCGGGCGGTGGACCTGCCCACGTACCCCTTCCAACGCCGACGCTACTGGGTCGACACGTCCCGCCTGCCCCAGCTGCGGGGCAGCGACGACAGCGACTGGCTCTACCAGGTGGACTGGCGGCCTCAGGACATCACGGCTACGCAGGACGAAAGCGGTCCCGGCCAGTGGTTGGTCTTCGCGGACGCCGGTGGGGTCGCCGGGTCCGTCGTCGCTGCGCTCCGGGCCCGGGGCGACCGATGTCACCTGGTCCACGCCGGTGACCGGTACGCGGCCCTGGGCGACGACGTCTGGCAGGTCGCACCCGGACAGCCGGACCACTTCCGCCAGCTCCTCGGGGACACCGGCGCGATCACCGGCGTCGTCCACCTCTGGAGCCTCGACCACGTGTCCGCCGTACCCGAGGACCTGGCCGTGGCCCACGAGCGGATCTGCGCCAGCCTGCTGCACCTGGTGCAGGCCGTCGCCCCGCTCGACCTGGCGGTGTCCCCACGGATCTGGGTCGTCACCAGTGGCGCCCAGGCCGTGGCCGGGGGGCCCGGCCACGGCGCGCCGTACCAGGCGCCGGCCTGGGGGCTGGGCACCGTGATCGGACTCGAACATCCCACCCTGTGGGGCGGGCTGATCGACCTGGATCCCGACGCCGACGATCCGGCTGCCGCCGTGGTCGCCAGCCTCCGGTCGTCCGCAGGTGAGAACCAGATCGCCTGGCGGGGAGGGCGCAGCCACGTCGCCCGGGTCGTCCGTGCCGGCTCCGCGCCGTCGGACGCCCGCCCGACCGTCAGCGCCGACGGCACCCACCTGGTCACCGGTGGTCTGGGCGCTCTCGGGCTGCTGGTCGCCCGGTGGCTGGTCGACCGGGGCGCGCGGCACGTCGTCCTGGTGGGACGGCGGGGGCCGTCGGAGGCGGCCGAGGAGACGCTCCGCGCTCTCACCGGGCAGGGCGTGCGGGTACGCGTGCTGCGGGGGGACGTCGGCCGGGCGGACGACGTACGGGCGATCCTCACCGAGATCGAGACGTCGATGCCGCCGCTGCGGAGCGTCTTCCACGCGGCCGGCGTCCTCGACGACGGGGTCCTGCACCAGCAGAGCTGGGACCGGTTCGAGCGGGTCCTCGCGCCGAAGGTGACCGGTGCCTGGCACCTGCACCAGCTCACCCGCGAGCTTCCGCTGGACCACTTCGTGCTGTTCTCGTCGATCGCCTCCCTGCTCGGCGCACCGGGCCAGGGCAACTACGCGGCGGCGAACGCGTTCCTGGACGCGCTGGCCCACCACCGGCACGCGCTGGGGCTGCCGGCGCTGAGCGTCAACTGGGGCGCGTGGGGCGACTCCGGCATGGCCGCCGCGCTGACCGACCGTGACCAGCAGCGCTGGACCGCCCGGGGCATCGGCGTCATCCCGCCGGAGCGGGGGATCCGGACGCTGGAACGGATCATGGCGTGGCCGGTGCCGCAGGTCGGGGTCGTACCGGTCGACTGGGTCCGCTACGCCGAGCAGTACCCGCTCGGCGCGACCCGCCCCCTGCTGGCCGAACTGGTCCGGCAGGAGCCCACCGCCGACCGGTCGCCGACAGCGTCGGCCGAAGGACCCCGGCTGCGCGAGCGGTACGCGGCCATGCCGGACGCGAAACGCCGTACGGCGCTCACCGAGCACGTGACCGGTGAGCTGGCCCGGATCCTCATGCTCGACGAGGCGTCCCTCGACCCGCAGAAGGGGTTGTTCGACCTCGGGCTGGACTCGCTGATGGCGTTGGAGTTCAAGAACCGGGTGCAGGCCGCCTTCGACCACGAGATGCCCACCACGCTGCTGTTCAACTACCCGACGGTCGACGCGGTCGTCGGCTACCTCGACACGGTGCTCTTCGGACAGCGGCAACCCGAACCCGAGGGCCCGCCCCCGACAGAGCCGGGCGACGACCTCGAAGCGCTGCTGGACAACCTCGAGCAGATGTCGGACGACGAGATCGACCGGCTGTTCACGAACGGATCGACTGCGGAAGGGCAGGCGTAG